From a single Oceaniferula flava genomic region:
- a CDS encoding glutaredoxin family protein yields MSEQNLDITVYLKTFCGWSEGVRAIMRKYDLEYTEKDIIKNPAFRWEMEQKSGQPLSPCVLVNGTMLADVSGDEVEQYLVEQNLVAPIDAPADAPTDSSCPGH; encoded by the coding sequence ATGAGTGAGCAAAACCTAGACATTACCGTTTATCTGAAAACTTTCTGCGGCTGGAGCGAGGGCGTGCGTGCCATCATGCGCAAGTATGACCTCGAATACACTGAGAAGGACATCATCAAGAACCCGGCCTTCCGCTGGGAGATGGAGCAGAAAAGCGGCCAGCCGCTGAGCCCCTGCGTGCTGGTCAATGGCACCATGCTTGCCGACGTTTCCGGTGATGAAGTCGAGCAGTATCTTGTGGAGCAGAACTTGGTTGCCCCCATTGATGCTCCTGCAGATGCGCCCACGGACAGTAGCTGCCCGGGCCATTAA